The Pseudofrankia inefficax genome window below encodes:
- a CDS encoding MarR family winged helix-turn-helix transcriptional regulator yields MIEAARETPGEVAGGMAIAPAAPARATAGPEIAKRDAFASEAWRAMLALTLGGAAPARMHTVCQATDLTPAALKVLLVLSDGPRPMRELVETFRHDPSYLTSVVDLLERRGVARREPHPTDRRAKTVALTDEGREVLAQAQKLLAVPPPSMRVLSPAEQRQLLGLLMRVLDVEPGIPEAMRPRIPDSD; encoded by the coding sequence ATGATCGAAGCCGCTCGGGAGACCCCCGGTGAGGTGGCCGGCGGGATGGCCATCGCGCCGGCGGCACCCGCGCGCGCGACCGCGGGCCCGGAGATCGCCAAGCGGGACGCGTTCGCCAGTGAGGCCTGGCGCGCGATGCTGGCCCTGACGCTCGGCGGGGCGGCGCCCGCCCGGATGCACACCGTCTGCCAGGCGACGGACCTCACGCCGGCCGCGCTGAAGGTCCTACTGGTGCTGTCCGACGGGCCTCGCCCGATGCGCGAGCTGGTCGAGACGTTCCGGCACGACCCGTCCTACCTGACCAGCGTCGTCGACCTGCTGGAACGCCGCGGCGTCGCCCGGCGCGAGCCGCACCCGACCGACCGGCGCGCGAAGACCGTGGCGCTGACCGACGAGGGCCGCGAGGTCCTCGCGCAGGCCCAGAAGCTCCTCGCGGTCCCACCGCCGTCGATGCGGGTGCTGTCGCCGGCGGAACAGCGCCAGCTACTGGGGCTGCTGATGCGCGTCCTCGATGTGGAGCCCGGCATTCCCGAGGCGATGCGCCCGCGGATACCCGACTCCGACTGA
- a CDS encoding DHA2 family efflux MFS transporter permease subunit encodes MSDQPDAASRPATAAVPGPVPDDGKLDPALLRLCGTVMLGAIMVILDTTIVSVAIRDLGKEFNTSLSTISWVTTGYLLALAVVIPLSGWAVERFGATRMWNISLTMFIVGSALCGLAWSAPVLVGFRVLQGLGGGMIMPICMTLLARSAGPTRINRVMSIIGVPTLIAPVLGPVIGGLIVDNLSWRWIFYVNLPIGALALFLSWRVLPRDDRGSSSNRLDLAGLALISPGLAGVVYGLSEAGNGGGFGSLKVELSIIIGLVLLVAFVLHALRAQHPLLDMKLFSNKDFSLASVATFVIGAVLFGALFLLPLYYQVDRGLSASTAGLLLAPQGLGAMIAMSFSGRIADRRGPGSVVPVGMALTLVGTIPFTMVGGHTNELVLAAVLFVRGLGFGAAMMPAMAAAYQTLAPSAVPRATTTLNILQRVGGSVATALVAVELQHNIASRLPGVGGGKSTLAVTGAKLPGPVADKVASAFGATFWWVIGLSALGFVASLFLPRISPPAAVPTPVTPATPAREPVAVD; translated from the coding sequence GTGTCCGACCAACCTGACGCGGCCTCGCGGCCAGCGACGGCCGCAGTGCCTGGGCCCGTCCCAGACGACGGCAAGCTCGACCCGGCGCTGCTGCGCCTCTGCGGGACCGTGATGCTCGGCGCGATCATGGTCATTCTCGACACCACGATCGTGTCGGTCGCGATCCGCGACCTGGGCAAGGAGTTCAACACCTCCCTGTCGACGATCTCCTGGGTGACCACCGGCTACCTGCTGGCGCTCGCCGTCGTCATCCCGCTGTCCGGCTGGGCCGTCGAGCGCTTCGGCGCCACCCGGATGTGGAACATCTCGCTGACGATGTTCATCGTCGGCAGCGCCCTGTGCGGTCTCGCCTGGTCCGCGCCGGTGCTGGTCGGCTTCCGGGTGCTGCAGGGCCTCGGCGGCGGCATGATCATGCCGATCTGCATGACGCTGCTGGCCCGCTCCGCCGGACCGACCCGGATCAACCGGGTGATGAGCATCATCGGCGTCCCGACCCTGATCGCCCCGGTCCTCGGCCCGGTGATCGGCGGCCTCATCGTCGACAACCTCAGCTGGCGCTGGATCTTCTACGTCAACCTGCCGATCGGCGCGCTCGCGCTGTTCCTGTCGTGGCGGGTGCTGCCGCGCGACGACCGCGGCTCGTCGAGCAACCGGCTTGACCTCGCCGGCCTCGCGCTCATCTCGCCCGGGCTCGCCGGCGTGGTCTACGGCCTGTCCGAGGCCGGCAACGGCGGCGGCTTCGGCAGCCTGAAGGTCGAGCTCAGCATCATCATCGGCCTGGTACTGCTGGTGGCCTTCGTCCTGCACGCGCTGCGCGCGCAGCACCCGCTGCTGGACATGAAGCTGTTCAGCAACAAGGACTTCAGCCTGGCCAGCGTCGCCACGTTCGTGATCGGCGCGGTCCTGTTCGGCGCGCTGTTCCTGCTGCCGCTCTACTACCAGGTGGACCGCGGGCTGAGCGCGTCGACGGCCGGTCTGCTGCTGGCGCCGCAGGGCCTCGGCGCGATGATCGCGATGTCGTTCTCCGGCCGGATCGCCGACCGGCGAGGACCCGGCTCCGTCGTCCCGGTCGGCATGGCGCTGACGCTCGTCGGCACCATCCCGTTCACGATGGTCGGCGGCCACACGAACGAGCTGGTGCTCGCGGCCGTGCTGTTCGTGCGCGGCCTCGGCTTCGGCGCGGCGATGATGCCGGCGATGGCCGCCGCCTACCAGACACTGGCCCCCAGCGCCGTGCCGCGGGCGACGACGACGCTGAACATCCTGCAGCGCGTCGGCGGCTCGGTGGCCACCGCGCTGGTCGCGGTGGAGCTGCAGCACAACATCGCCAGCCGGCTGCCCGGTGTCGGCGGTGGCAAGAGCACGCTCGCGGTGACCGGGGCGAAGCTCCCCGGCCCGGTCGCCGACAAGGTCGCCTCGGCCTTCGGCGCCACCTTCTGGTGGGTCATCGGCCTGTCCGCGCTCGGCTTCGTGGCCAGCCTGTTCCTGCCGCGCATCTCCCCGCCGGCGGCGGTCCCCACGCCGGTCACGCCGGCCACTCCCGCCCGCGAGCCCGTCGCGGTCGACTGA
- a CDS encoding HAD family hydrolase, producing the protein MAVRLVLWDIDLTLINARGMGRVVYERVFPGVTGQPMREVAMLFGGRTELETIRDTLELHGLPATDELVDGLLAALAEGFEAARAELTARGVVLPGALEALVALADRPGLWQSVLTGNTRAVAAIKLEAFGLDPYLDLSLGAFGDDHADRAALVDIALERARHRLGEVIAPRDVLLVGDTVNDVTAAQVSGARLVAVTTGRYSEADLRAAGAETILASLTELPALLPALIEDDPVPTG; encoded by the coding sequence GTGGCTGTGCGGCTGGTGCTGTGGGACATCGACCTGACGCTGATCAACGCCCGGGGCATGGGGCGGGTGGTCTACGAGCGTGTGTTCCCGGGCGTCACCGGCCAGCCGATGCGCGAGGTCGCGATGCTGTTCGGTGGCCGCACGGAGCTGGAGACCATCCGGGACACCCTGGAGCTGCACGGCCTTCCGGCGACCGACGAGCTGGTCGACGGCCTGCTGGCGGCGCTGGCCGAGGGGTTCGAGGCGGCCCGCGCGGAGCTCACCGCCAGGGGCGTGGTCCTGCCCGGCGCCCTGGAGGCGCTGGTCGCCCTCGCGGACCGGCCTGGCCTGTGGCAGAGCGTGCTGACCGGCAACACCCGGGCGGTCGCGGCGATCAAGCTTGAGGCGTTCGGCCTGGACCCCTACCTGGATCTCTCCCTCGGCGCCTTCGGGGACGACCACGCCGACCGGGCGGCCCTGGTCGACATCGCCCTGGAGCGGGCCCGCCACCGCCTCGGCGAGGTGATCGCCCCCCGCGACGTCCTGCTCGTCGGCGACACCGTCAACGACGTCACCGCGGCCCAGGTCTCGGGCGCGCGGCTCGTCGCCGTCACCACCGGCCGGTACTCCGAGGCGGACCTGCGCGCCGCCGGCGCCGAGACCATCCTGGCCTCGCTCACCGAGCTGCCCGCGCTGCTGCCGGCCCTGATCGAGGACGACCCGGTCCCGACCGGCTGA
- a CDS encoding sensor histidine kinase gives MGLFDGLTDQQLEQLLAVGVELRFEAGQELFRHGDPADFWWVLLDGAIELVRRTAQDESVVGQMASPGRWAGGFRAWDARGVYLATGRARTAGRLFRVAATDLRALTESWFPFGMHIIEGLFGTARSIESAVRQRDALVTLGTLAAGLAHEINNPAAAAARAVAALKDTCDTLLSSLRQLADGDLAADQFRALDQLRVEVAAPSAPLDPLDLSDLQEDLGSWLTGHGVSQGWSIAPVLAKAGIDVAWCERVADVVTGPALAPALVWVASTFAATDLLGVVSSSTRRVSELVGAVRSYSQLDRASMQDTDLVEGLESTLVMLGHKMRGGLRVERRFGQEVPRISAYAGELNQAWTNLIDNALDAMDGAGTLRLTTRLDGDAVVVEVGDTGPGMPPEVRARAFEAFFTTKDVGKGTGLGLDIVRRIIEERHGGTIGIDSRPGDTVVWVRLPIDRGSSPARP, from the coding sequence GTGGGCCTTTTCGACGGGCTCACCGACCAGCAGCTCGAACAGCTTCTCGCCGTGGGCGTCGAGCTGAGGTTCGAGGCGGGCCAGGAGCTGTTCCGCCACGGCGATCCCGCGGACTTCTGGTGGGTGCTGCTCGACGGCGCGATCGAGTTGGTGCGCCGGACGGCGCAGGACGAGTCGGTCGTCGGCCAGATGGCGAGCCCGGGCCGCTGGGCCGGCGGCTTCCGGGCCTGGGACGCCCGCGGCGTCTACCTGGCGACCGGGCGGGCCCGCACCGCGGGGCGGCTCTTCCGGGTCGCCGCGACGGATCTGCGCGCGCTGACCGAGTCGTGGTTCCCGTTCGGCATGCACATCATCGAGGGCCTGTTCGGGACCGCCCGCAGCATCGAGTCGGCCGTGCGCCAGCGCGACGCCCTGGTCACCCTGGGCACGCTCGCCGCCGGCCTCGCCCATGAGATCAACAACCCGGCCGCGGCGGCCGCGCGGGCGGTGGCCGCGCTCAAGGACACCTGCGACACGCTCCTGTCGTCGCTGCGCCAGCTGGCCGACGGGGACCTGGCCGCCGACCAGTTCCGGGCGCTGGACCAGCTGCGGGTCGAGGTGGCCGCCCCCTCGGCGCCGCTGGACCCGCTGGACCTCTCGGACCTGCAGGAGGACCTGGGGTCCTGGCTCACCGGCCACGGCGTGAGCCAGGGCTGGTCGATCGCTCCGGTGCTGGCCAAGGCCGGGATCGACGTCGCCTGGTGCGAGCGGGTGGCGGACGTGGTGACCGGCCCCGCCCTGGCCCCGGCCCTCGTCTGGGTCGCGAGCACCTTCGCCGCCACCGATCTGCTGGGTGTGGTGAGCAGCTCGACGCGCCGGGTCTCCGAGCTCGTCGGCGCGGTCCGGTCGTACTCCCAGCTGGACCGCGCGTCGATGCAGGACACCGACCTCGTCGAGGGCCTGGAAAGCACCCTGGTCATGCTGGGGCACAAGATGCGCGGCGGCCTGCGGGTGGAACGCCGGTTCGGTCAGGAGGTCCCCCGGATCAGCGCCTACGCCGGCGAGCTCAACCAGGCCTGGACGAACCTCATCGACAACGCGCTCGACGCCATGGACGGTGCCGGCACCCTGCGCCTCACCACCCGGCTCGACGGTGACGCCGTCGTGGTCGAGGTCGGCGACACCGGTCCCGGAATGCCGCCAGAGGTGCGGGCCCGGGCGTTCGAGGCGTTTTTCACCACGAAGGACGTCGGCAAGGGCACCGGGCTCGGCCTGGACATCGTCCGGCGCATCATCGAGGAACGGCACGGCGGAACGATCGGCATCGACTCGCGGCCCGGCGACACCGTGGTGTGGGTCAGACTTCCGATCGACCGTGGCTCCTCCCCCGCGCGACCGTGA
- a CDS encoding FAD-dependent oxidoreductase: MRRPTIVTVDDDPDVSAAISRDLHSQYGSEYRVVAAASGEQALATLARLALRDQPVALIVADQRMPAMTGIELLRQAETHAPGAKKLLLTAYADTNVAIAAINDIGLDYYLLKPWDPPQERLFPAIDGLLTDWRHANPDRAGGLRVVGHRWSVRSHEVKTFLDRNHVPYLWFEIDRDAEARRLVELAGATTDHLPLVLVPDGPNLRSPSPLDLADALRIRTRAEQPLYDVCIVGGGPAGLAAAVYAASEGLSTVVVEREAPGGQASQSAAIENYLGFPKGLTGSDLTHRAVAQVSRFGAEMVLAREVVGIEPRGPVLGVRLAGSGEVEARSVVVATGVSYRRLAAPGLDGLIGRGVYYGANAADAAQCEGDEVFVVGAANSAGQAALNLARYAKRVTLLVRGGALEDSMSNYLVERIVATANIEVALRSEVVGCGGDTHLESLTVADRDSGARREVPASWLFIFIGAAPRTEWLGEAVARDPAGFIVTGQDLTSPAYAARWALPRPPMALETSLPGVFAAGDVRLESMKRVASAVGDGAMSIALVHRFLG; encoded by the coding sequence ATGCGCAGGCCAACGATCGTGACGGTCGATGACGACCCGGACGTCTCGGCGGCGATCAGCCGCGATCTCCACAGTCAGTATGGGTCCGAATACCGCGTCGTCGCCGCCGCGTCCGGCGAGCAGGCGCTGGCGACGCTGGCCCGGCTGGCGCTGCGCGACCAGCCGGTGGCCCTGATCGTCGCCGACCAGCGGATGCCCGCCATGACCGGCATCGAGCTGCTGCGCCAGGCCGAGACCCACGCGCCCGGCGCCAAGAAGCTGCTGCTGACCGCCTACGCGGACACGAACGTCGCCATCGCGGCGATCAACGACATCGGGCTGGACTACTACCTGCTCAAGCCCTGGGATCCGCCGCAGGAGCGGCTGTTCCCGGCCATCGACGGGCTGCTCACGGACTGGCGGCACGCCAACCCGGACCGCGCGGGCGGCCTGCGCGTCGTCGGGCACCGCTGGTCGGTGCGCAGCCACGAGGTCAAGACCTTCCTGGACCGCAACCACGTGCCATACCTGTGGTTCGAGATCGACCGGGACGCCGAGGCGCGCCGGCTGGTCGAGCTGGCCGGCGCTACCACGGACCACCTGCCGCTGGTGCTGGTCCCGGACGGCCCGAACCTGAGGTCGCCCTCGCCGCTGGACCTCGCCGACGCCCTGCGGATCCGCACCCGGGCCGAGCAGCCGCTGTACGACGTCTGCATCGTCGGCGGCGGCCCGGCCGGCCTGGCCGCCGCGGTCTACGCCGCCTCCGAGGGGCTCAGCACGGTCGTCGTCGAGCGGGAGGCGCCCGGCGGCCAGGCCAGCCAGAGCGCGGCGATCGAGAACTACCTCGGTTTCCCCAAGGGGCTGACCGGCTCCGACCTCACCCATCGCGCGGTCGCGCAGGTCTCCCGGTTCGGCGCGGAGATGGTGCTCGCCCGCGAGGTGGTCGGCATCGAGCCGCGCGGCCCGGTGCTGGGCGTGCGGCTGGCCGGCTCCGGCGAGGTCGAGGCGCGGTCGGTGGTCGTGGCGACGGGCGTCTCCTACCGGCGGCTGGCGGCGCCGGGCCTGGACGGGCTGATCGGCCGCGGCGTCTACTACGGCGCCAACGCCGCCGACGCCGCGCAGTGCGAGGGTGACGAGGTCTTCGTCGTCGGCGCCGCGAACTCGGCCGGGCAGGCGGCGCTCAACCTGGCCCGTTACGCCAAGCGGGTCACGCTCCTGGTCCGGGGCGGTGCCCTGGAGGACTCGATGTCGAACTACCTGGTCGAGCGGATCGTCGCGACGGCCAACATCGAGGTGGCGCTGCGCAGCGAGGTCGTCGGCTGCGGCGGTGACACCCACCTGGAGTCGCTGACCGTCGCGGACCGCGACTCGGGCGCCCGCCGGGAGGTTCCGGCGAGCTGGCTGTTCATCTTCATCGGCGCGGCGCCGCGCACCGAGTGGCTGGGCGAGGCGGTCGCCCGTGATCCCGCGGGGTTCATCGTGACCGGCCAGGACCTGACCAGCCCGGCCTACGCCGCCCGGTGGGCGCTGCCACGTCCGCCGATGGCGCTGGAGACCAGCCTTCCCGGCGTCTTCGCGGCCGGCGACGTCCGGCTGGAGTCGATGAAGCGGGTCGCGTCGGCCGTGGGCGACGGAGCGATGTCGATCGCGCTGGTCCACCGGTTCCTCGGCTGA